Proteins encoded together in one Monomorium pharaonis isolate MP-MQ-018 chromosome 8, ASM1337386v2, whole genome shotgun sequence window:
- the LOC105828411 gene encoding 28S rRNA (cytosine-C(5))-methyltransferase isoform X1 — protein MIKDAYIIFRETEIPNMSNEFVHSVTVPRIYKFTADIVRRVREDGASLKTLIYEKKHPNVAGIYGLSVNTLRALPQLDQLLDKTQILREQPRLNPWLAKVLITELLWRKGCLKSCSKPVLTVLAYENKLREEFKSLGSIEIPVVHKDKVQKPRYVRINTLLLSVEKAISIFQEDGWQLLPRSTTYSSYLQSLSQLSKPYFIQDFHIPEIFAFPPSTFFYEHSCYQNGELILQDKASCLPIHLLNPVRGSVVLDMCAAPGMKATHVAAKLQNCGKVYAVEIDAKRFETLVSQIKKTCSSCVIPLNRDALTLDPKLYSHVEYILVDPTCSGSGIVDRPKQSDMDGKPESKRLQNLQSFQVYLLRYALFNFPNVKRIIYSTCSLYPEENEEVIDEVLADIGNSYRLLPVRQLLKNNWINFSSTKYDCGDTCLYSKPDDDFCNGFFVAVFERNFDMTLPKCKLKGGNEYKNLIKIDLTVRKDNVMKTVAYKRNKYGKMSMEEEISVPDDLDEMKISRNVEFVAPDIKRKVKVRKSKKKVKEVGICSDLFGFNHELTLNESKKRQKKTEDTEIKKWKKGKLKHENILEMGKDKEIIETEYDKKQQNVENKTKLSKIKNEKIKIKFI, from the exons ATG ATTAAAgatgcatatataattttccgaGAGACTGAAATTCCTAATATGTCGAATGAATTCGTGCATTCCGTGACGGTTCCGCGTATTTACAAGTTCACGGCCGACATTGTACGTCGCGTGCGAGAGGATGGTGCCAGCTTGAAAACTTTGATTTACGAGAAGAAGCATCCC AATGTGGCCGGCATATACGGTCTCTCGGTGAATACCTTACGAGCGCTACCTCAATTAGACCAACTACTTGACAAGACCCAAATTCTAAGAGAACAACCGCGTTTGAATCCCTGGTTAGCGAAAGTTCTCATAACGGAGCTTTTATGGCGCAAAGGATGCCTGAAGAGCTGCTCTAAGCCAGTTCTAACCGTTTTGGCTTACGAGAACAAGTTACGAGAAGAGTTCAAGAGTCTCGGCAGCATAGAAATCCCCGTTGTTCATAAAGACAAAG tGCAAAAGCCTAGATACGTTCGTATCAATACTCTTCTGTTATCAGTGGAAAAAGCTATTTCCATCTTTCAAGAGGATGGGTGGCAATTATTACCCAGGAGTACAACATATTCTTCATATTTACAATCCTTATCACAGTTATCAAAAccatattttatacaagatTTTCATATACCAGAAATATTTGCTTTCCCACCCTCAACATTCTTTTATGAACACAGCTGTTATCAAAATGGTGAACTTATTCTTCAAGATAAG GCTAGTTGCTTACCAATACATTTGTTGAATCCTGTTCGTGGTTCGGTTGTACTGGATATGTGTGCGGCGCCTGGTATGAAGGCTACTCATGTAGcagcaaaattgcaaaattgcgG gaaGGTTTATGCCGTGGAAATTGATGCTAAAAGATTTGAAACTTTAGTgagtcaaataaaaaagactTGTTCCTCCTGCGTGATACCTCTTAATCGAGATGCCTTGACTCTCGATCCTAAACTATATTCACATGTGGAATACATTTTAGTCGATCCAACTTGTTCTGGATCAG GTATTGTCGACAGACCAAAACAGAGCGATATGGATGGCAAACCCGAATCAAAACGGTTGCAAAATCTGCAATCATTTCAAGTTTATCTTCTTAGATATGCGCTGTTCAACTTTCCAAATGTAAAGAGAATAATCTACAGCACATGTTCTTTATACCCCGAAGAGAATGAAGAAGTAATAGACGAAGTTCTCGCTGATATCGGTAACTCTTATCGTCTGCTACCAGTTAGACAATTGCTCAAGAATAATTGGATAAACTTTAGCTCGACAAAATATGACTGTGGGGATACATGTTTATATTCGAAACCAGATGATGATTTTTGCAATGGTTTTTTTGTAGCGGTTTTTGAGAGGAACTTTGACATGACTTTGCCAAAATGCAAACTCAAAGGGggtaatgaatataaaaatcttataaagaTTGATTTAACTGTCAGAAAAGACAATGTGATGAAAACAGTTGCATATAAGCGAAACAAATACGGGAAGATGTCGATggaagaagaaatttcagttCCCGATGATCTCGATGAAATGAAGATATCGAGAAATGTTGAGTTTGTAGCACCCGATATAAAAAGGAAAGTAAAGGTaagaaagagtaaaaaaaaggtaaaagaagTGGGTATTTGCAGTGATTTATTCGGTTTTAATCATGAATTAACTTTGAATGAAtcaaaaaaaagacaaaagaaaacagaagacacggaaataaaaaaatggaaaaaaggaaaattaaaacatgaaaatatacttGAAATGGGAAAAGATAAGGAAATAATAGAAACtgaatatgataaaaaacaGCAAAATGTggaaaataaaactaaattatcgaaaataaaaaatgaaaaaatcaagataaaatttatttaa
- the LOC105828411 gene encoding 28S rRNA (cytosine-C(5))-methyltransferase isoform X3 has product MIKDAYIIFRETEIPNMSNEFVHSVTVPRIYKFTADIVRRVREDGASLKTLIYEKKHPNVAGIYGLSVNTLRALPQLDQLLDKTQILREQPRLNPWLAKVLITELLWRKGCLKSCSKPVLTVLAYENKLREEFKSLGSIEIPVVHKDKVQKPRYVRINTLLLSVEKAISIFQEDGWQLLPRSTTYSSYLQSLSQLSKPYFIQDFHIPEIFAFPPSTFFYEHSCYQNGELILQDKASCLPIHLLNPVRGSVVLDMCAAPGMKATHVAAKLQNCGKVYAVEIDAKRFETLVSQIKKTCSSCVIPLNRDALTLDPKLYSHVEYILVDPTCSGSGIVDRPKQSDMDGKPESKRLQNLQSFQVYLLRYALFNFPNVKRIIYSTCSLYPEENEEVIDEVLADIAVFERNFDMTLPKCKLKGGNEYKNLIKIDLTVRKDNVMKTVAYKRNKYGKMSMEEEISVPDDLDEMKISRNVEFVAPDIKRKVKVRKSKKKVKEVGICSDLFGFNHELTLNESKKRQKKTEDTEIKKWKKGKLKHENILEMGKDKEIIETEYDKKQQNVENKTKLSKIKNEKIKIKFI; this is encoded by the exons ATG ATTAAAgatgcatatataattttccgaGAGACTGAAATTCCTAATATGTCGAATGAATTCGTGCATTCCGTGACGGTTCCGCGTATTTACAAGTTCACGGCCGACATTGTACGTCGCGTGCGAGAGGATGGTGCCAGCTTGAAAACTTTGATTTACGAGAAGAAGCATCCC AATGTGGCCGGCATATACGGTCTCTCGGTGAATACCTTACGAGCGCTACCTCAATTAGACCAACTACTTGACAAGACCCAAATTCTAAGAGAACAACCGCGTTTGAATCCCTGGTTAGCGAAAGTTCTCATAACGGAGCTTTTATGGCGCAAAGGATGCCTGAAGAGCTGCTCTAAGCCAGTTCTAACCGTTTTGGCTTACGAGAACAAGTTACGAGAAGAGTTCAAGAGTCTCGGCAGCATAGAAATCCCCGTTGTTCATAAAGACAAAG tGCAAAAGCCTAGATACGTTCGTATCAATACTCTTCTGTTATCAGTGGAAAAAGCTATTTCCATCTTTCAAGAGGATGGGTGGCAATTATTACCCAGGAGTACAACATATTCTTCATATTTACAATCCTTATCACAGTTATCAAAAccatattttatacaagatTTTCATATACCAGAAATATTTGCTTTCCCACCCTCAACATTCTTTTATGAACACAGCTGTTATCAAAATGGTGAACTTATTCTTCAAGATAAG GCTAGTTGCTTACCAATACATTTGTTGAATCCTGTTCGTGGTTCGGTTGTACTGGATATGTGTGCGGCGCCTGGTATGAAGGCTACTCATGTAGcagcaaaattgcaaaattgcgG gaaGGTTTATGCCGTGGAAATTGATGCTAAAAGATTTGAAACTTTAGTgagtcaaataaaaaagactTGTTCCTCCTGCGTGATACCTCTTAATCGAGATGCCTTGACTCTCGATCCTAAACTATATTCACATGTGGAATACATTTTAGTCGATCCAACTTGTTCTGGATCAG GTATTGTCGACAGACCAAAACAGAGCGATATGGATGGCAAACCCGAATCAAAACGGTTGCAAAATCTGCAATCATTTCAAGTTTATCTTCTTAGATATGCGCTGTTCAACTTTCCAAATGTAAAGAGAATAATCTACAGCACATGTTCTTTATACCCCGAAGAGAATGAAGAAGTAATAGACGAAGTTCTCGCTGATATCG CGGTTTTTGAGAGGAACTTTGACATGACTTTGCCAAAATGCAAACTCAAAGGGggtaatgaatataaaaatcttataaagaTTGATTTAACTGTCAGAAAAGACAATGTGATGAAAACAGTTGCATATAAGCGAAACAAATACGGGAAGATGTCGATggaagaagaaatttcagttCCCGATGATCTCGATGAAATGAAGATATCGAGAAATGTTGAGTTTGTAGCACCCGATATAAAAAGGAAAGTAAAGGTaagaaagagtaaaaaaaaggtaaaagaagTGGGTATTTGCAGTGATTTATTCGGTTTTAATCATGAATTAACTTTGAATGAAtcaaaaaaaagacaaaagaaaacagaagacacggaaataaaaaaatggaaaaaaggaaaattaaaacatgaaaatatacttGAAATGGGAAAAGATAAGGAAATAATAGAAACtgaatatgataaaaaacaGCAAAATGTggaaaataaaactaaattatcgaaaataaaaaatgaaaaaatcaagataaaatttatttaa
- the LOC105828411 gene encoding 28S rRNA (cytosine-C(5))-methyltransferase isoform X2, with amino-acid sequence MSNEFVHSVTVPRIYKFTADIVRRVREDGASLKTLIYEKKHPNVAGIYGLSVNTLRALPQLDQLLDKTQILREQPRLNPWLAKVLITELLWRKGCLKSCSKPVLTVLAYENKLREEFKSLGSIEIPVVHKDKVQKPRYVRINTLLLSVEKAISIFQEDGWQLLPRSTTYSSYLQSLSQLSKPYFIQDFHIPEIFAFPPSTFFYEHSCYQNGELILQDKASCLPIHLLNPVRGSVVLDMCAAPGMKATHVAAKLQNCGKVYAVEIDAKRFETLVSQIKKTCSSCVIPLNRDALTLDPKLYSHVEYILVDPTCSGSGIVDRPKQSDMDGKPESKRLQNLQSFQVYLLRYALFNFPNVKRIIYSTCSLYPEENEEVIDEVLADIGNSYRLLPVRQLLKNNWINFSSTKYDCGDTCLYSKPDDDFCNGFFVAVFERNFDMTLPKCKLKGGNEYKNLIKIDLTVRKDNVMKTVAYKRNKYGKMSMEEEISVPDDLDEMKISRNVEFVAPDIKRKVKVRKSKKKVKEVGICSDLFGFNHELTLNESKKRQKKTEDTEIKKWKKGKLKHENILEMGKDKEIIETEYDKKQQNVENKTKLSKIKNEKIKIKFI; translated from the exons ATGTCGAATGAATTCGTGCATTCCGTGACGGTTCCGCGTATTTACAAGTTCACGGCCGACATTGTACGTCGCGTGCGAGAGGATGGTGCCAGCTTGAAAACTTTGATTTACGAGAAGAAGCATCCC AATGTGGCCGGCATATACGGTCTCTCGGTGAATACCTTACGAGCGCTACCTCAATTAGACCAACTACTTGACAAGACCCAAATTCTAAGAGAACAACCGCGTTTGAATCCCTGGTTAGCGAAAGTTCTCATAACGGAGCTTTTATGGCGCAAAGGATGCCTGAAGAGCTGCTCTAAGCCAGTTCTAACCGTTTTGGCTTACGAGAACAAGTTACGAGAAGAGTTCAAGAGTCTCGGCAGCATAGAAATCCCCGTTGTTCATAAAGACAAAG tGCAAAAGCCTAGATACGTTCGTATCAATACTCTTCTGTTATCAGTGGAAAAAGCTATTTCCATCTTTCAAGAGGATGGGTGGCAATTATTACCCAGGAGTACAACATATTCTTCATATTTACAATCCTTATCACAGTTATCAAAAccatattttatacaagatTTTCATATACCAGAAATATTTGCTTTCCCACCCTCAACATTCTTTTATGAACACAGCTGTTATCAAAATGGTGAACTTATTCTTCAAGATAAG GCTAGTTGCTTACCAATACATTTGTTGAATCCTGTTCGTGGTTCGGTTGTACTGGATATGTGTGCGGCGCCTGGTATGAAGGCTACTCATGTAGcagcaaaattgcaaaattgcgG gaaGGTTTATGCCGTGGAAATTGATGCTAAAAGATTTGAAACTTTAGTgagtcaaataaaaaagactTGTTCCTCCTGCGTGATACCTCTTAATCGAGATGCCTTGACTCTCGATCCTAAACTATATTCACATGTGGAATACATTTTAGTCGATCCAACTTGTTCTGGATCAG GTATTGTCGACAGACCAAAACAGAGCGATATGGATGGCAAACCCGAATCAAAACGGTTGCAAAATCTGCAATCATTTCAAGTTTATCTTCTTAGATATGCGCTGTTCAACTTTCCAAATGTAAAGAGAATAATCTACAGCACATGTTCTTTATACCCCGAAGAGAATGAAGAAGTAATAGACGAAGTTCTCGCTGATATCGGTAACTCTTATCGTCTGCTACCAGTTAGACAATTGCTCAAGAATAATTGGATAAACTTTAGCTCGACAAAATATGACTGTGGGGATACATGTTTATATTCGAAACCAGATGATGATTTTTGCAATGGTTTTTTTGTAGCGGTTTTTGAGAGGAACTTTGACATGACTTTGCCAAAATGCAAACTCAAAGGGggtaatgaatataaaaatcttataaagaTTGATTTAACTGTCAGAAAAGACAATGTGATGAAAACAGTTGCATATAAGCGAAACAAATACGGGAAGATGTCGATggaagaagaaatttcagttCCCGATGATCTCGATGAAATGAAGATATCGAGAAATGTTGAGTTTGTAGCACCCGATATAAAAAGGAAAGTAAAGGTaagaaagagtaaaaaaaaggtaaaagaagTGGGTATTTGCAGTGATTTATTCGGTTTTAATCATGAATTAACTTTGAATGAAtcaaaaaaaagacaaaagaaaacagaagacacggaaataaaaaaatggaaaaaaggaaaattaaaacatgaaaatatacttGAAATGGGAAAAGATAAGGAAATAATAGAAACtgaatatgataaaaaacaGCAAAATGTggaaaataaaactaaattatcgaaaataaaaaatgaaaaaatcaagataaaatttatttaa
- the LOC114254939 gene encoding uncharacterized protein LOC114254939: MVLIIRNCRILSSRQNKRQTVQTLGSFGKLQDSSQDRSYHQELICEIKRSKCAMNPAAVLGTLFLYSVAMFTLPFAAFFGIQRFMILEFQTDTVVTNYVSVLAAVVTVNLIISCYAYQALNESIEEKEQNEDQVGVESKENLNKKID; encoded by the coding sequence ATGGTCCTGATTATTCGCAATTGCCGAATATTATCCAGCCGACAAAACAAACGACAAACAGTTCAAACTCTTGGAAGCTTTGGAAAGCTGCAAGATTCAAGTCAAGACAGATCCTATCATCAGGAATTGATTTGTGAGATAAAAAGAAGCAAATGTGCGATGAATCCAGCAGCAGTACTGGGAACGTTGTTCCTCTATAGTGTCGCCATGTTTACTTTGCCATTTGCTGCCTTCTTTGGGATACAACGCTTTATGATACTAGAATTCCAAACTGATACTGTTGTAACTAATTACGTTTCTGTTCTGGCTGCTGTTGTCACAGTCAACTTGATTATCTCTTGTTACGCTTATCAGGCTTTAAATGAATCTATCGaggaaaaagaacaaaatgaaGATCAAGTTGGAGTAGAGTCCAAAgagaatttgaataaaaaaattgattaa
- the LOC105839964 gene encoding NAD-dependent protein deacetylase sirtuin-1, whose protein sequence is MASSSDLLEYSSPVKRRKVDGGDSDGSIGAGLVDSRPSETLRDSPPNDLEEALGTDSGFNELSDESKSASISPAAMSLISPPLRVDPTSNETGCLIDTTDEKDEVSSTVSNLSDLSGLSDLSGDGEIGHQWKNASSWIQKQMLTGADPRDLLHHLLMDSTQIPEQVDDLTLWKIIIDMMSEPPRRQKLKHINTLSDVVRLIRNSKKIIVLTGAGVSVSCGIPDFRSRDGIYSRLAQDFPDLPDPQAMFDINYFSQDPRPFYKFAREIYPGQFKPSPCHRFIKMLEKQKKLLRNYSQNIDTLEQVAGIENVIECHGSFATASCTRCKYQVRANDIRDDIFAQRIPICPKCRVNALPSLSEMNCSDNYRDLVTQGIMKPDIVFFGEGLPDAFHDAMAKDKDDCDLLIVIGSSLKVRPVALIPSSIPSHVPQILINREPLPHLKFDVELLGDGDIIINQICHLMGDTYEEVCWYDKILKEVSQLLPLRYLIDDTWEQSQDTTSNTEISRESVEVDLKRNAFSTESPDSLSITNAILQHTNDINVCVASHNDHIQTEKSEKSHNFVGENPKRRSGDTSIENSPKRMNLGSMYETEVVDSTSKISEKSSENYSEECQVVPILSLSSEAVINENTLESHKALNKCPEKSNKYDDTANMDATESDKMVPKPRQASVDSVLDSGIGDSCNSIDSTEEKFDIAELKNRRLERHCWQPKTRESLATRLPENSYYQLAAGRYIFPGAEIYSEPEQYDQCSLSANSESTNSDSDSSSGEEEEDEEETCVDDDLSEDAHTDADTTNSQNNDPKWTSHSHIAMQH, encoded by the exons ATGGCGTCGAGCTCGGATCTGCTGGAATATTCCTCCCCAGTGAAGCGTCGTAAGGTCGACGGCGGTGACAGCGATGGGAGCATCGGTGCAGGACTAGTGGATTCGCGGCCCAGCGAGACACTGCGCGATAGCCCGCCCAACGATCTCGAAG aAGCACTTGGTACAGACAGTGGGTTTAACGAACTCAGTGATGAATCTAAATCAGCTTCCATATCTCCTGCAGCTATGAGTCTAATATCACCACCATTAAGGGTTGACCCTACTAGTAATGAGACTGGTTGCCT AATTGATACCACAGATGAGAAGGATGAAGTGTCTTCAACTGTTTCAAACTTATCGGATTTATCAGGCTTGTCGGACCTATCTGGAGATGGAGAAATCGGCCATCAGTGGAAAAATGCTTCTTCATGGATTCAGAAACAAATGTTAACGGGTGCCGATCCTAGGGATCTCCTACACCACCTTCTTATGGACTCCACGCAAATTCCTGAGCAAGTTGATGATCTTACCTTGTGGAAG ataataattgACATGATGTCTGAACCACCAAGACGACAAAAgcttaaacatataaataccTTATCGGATGTAGTACGATTAATTCGCAATagcaagaaaattatagtGTTGACTGGTGCAGGCGTTAGTGTTAGCTGCGGTATTCCTGATTTTAGAAGTAGAGATGGCATTTATTCAAGACTAGCACAAGATTTTCCAGATTTGCCAGACCCACag GCTATGTttgacattaattattttagtcaAGATCCTAGgccattttataaatttgcacgCGAAATATATCCAGGGCAGTTTAAACCTAGCCCTTGTCATAGGTTTATCAAAATGTTAGAAAAGCAGAAGAAGCTTTTAAGGAATTACTCTCAAAATATTGATACTTTGGAACAGGTTGCTGGTATTGAAAATGTCATTGAATGCCATg GCTCCTTCGCTACCGCGTCGTGTACAAGGTGTAAATATCAAGTCAGAGCGAATGACATCAGGGATGATATCTTCGCGCAGAGGATACCCATATGTCCGAAGTGCCGCGTCAACGCGTTGCCTTCTTTGTCCGAGATGAATTGCAGCGACAATTATAGAG ATCTGGTGACCCAAGGTATAATGAAGCCAGATATCGTCTTCTTTGGTGAAGGACTCCCTGATGCTTTCCACGACGCGATGGCCAAAGACAAGGATGACTGCGATCTTCTAATCGTTATTGGATCGTCCTTGAAGGTTCGACCGGTAGCTCTGATTCCTTCATCCATTCCATCGCACGTACCGCAAATCCTCATTAATCGAGAACCATTACCACATCTCAAGTTTGACGTTGAGCTACTGGGGGATGGtgacattattataaatcaaatatgcCATTT aATGGGCGATACTTACGAAGAAGTCTGTTGGTACGACAAAATTCTGAAAGAAGTTTCACAACTTTTACCATTGCGGTATTTAATCGATGACACCTGGGAACAGAGTCAAGATACGACAAGTAACACTGAGATATCGCGCGAAAGTGTAGAAGTCGATTTGAAACGCAATGCGTTTTCAACTGAAAGCCCAGATAGTCTCTCAATTACAAATGCAATTCTACAACATACAAATGACATCAATGTTTGTGTAGCGTCACATAATGATCATATCCAGACAGAAAAGTCGGAAAAAAGCCACAATTTTGTAGGAGAAAATCCAAAGAGACGATCGGGGGACACTAGTATAGAGAATAGTCCCAAACGAATGAACTTGGGTAGTATGTATGAGACGGAAGTTGTGGATTCCACATCGAAGATATCTGAAAAATCGTCTGAAAATTATTCGGAAGAATGTCAAGTGGTGCCAATATTGTCCCTCTCTTCAGAGGCtgtaataaatgaaaacaCTCTGGAGTCTCATAAAGCGCTTAACAAATGTCCAGAAAAATCAAACAAGTATGACGACACTGCAAATATGGATGCCACTGAATCAGACAAGATGGTACCGAAACCAAGACAGGCATCGGTGGATTCTGTATTAGATTCCGGAATAGGCGATAGTTGTAATAGCATCGATAGCACAGaggaaaaatttgatatagccGAGTTAAAGAACAGAAGGTTGGAGAGACACTGCTGGCAACCAAAGACTCGAGAAAGTCTCGCTACTAGACTACCAG AAAATTCCTATTACCAATTGGCAGCAGGTAGATATATTTTTCCTGGCGCGGAAATTTATTCTGAACCCGAGCAATATGATCAATGTTCTCTCTCGGCAAATTCCGAGAGCACAAATAGTGACAGCGATTCCTCTTCtggagaggaagaagaagacgagGAAGAGACAT GTGTGGACGATGATCTATCAGAGGATGCACATACCGACGCTGACACTACTAATAGTCAAAACAATGATCCAAAGTGGACGAGTCATTCTCATATTGCTATGCAGCATTGA